The following are encoded in a window of bacterium SCSIO 12643 genomic DNA:
- a CDS encoding glycosyltransferase family 4 protein has translation MKKVSNMKVAVVYTSPYPKKTGASGADRRIRDYVRGLKSAGADVTMFIPQYQRASSYEDAPEDFQIRYIGNKLGAKVKVLNRFLFWTSLIKLCEKEGYTHLFLYNTTYESAYFAKRARKRGLKVIVEICDLHSGVTGNWSLKEHLAIKNDENLPKEADLVVTISDFLKDRIEGFAPHVPIVKYPIFVDSDLFDSEEILKNKLPSKEGLGLSEDDFLIAYVGGLWHHEGVKYLVESFNKIQLEFPNAKLLIAGKYTKSPLHDDVEGMVEELGIKDKVILPGWVDTNTVKKIFSAADLLVVSQTDHDFSKAGLPTKLAEYSASGKAILVTKVGDVPYYFEDGVNSVMCEPSDSNSMKNAIQRVITDVSLKEQIAKNSRKLAETKFDYRVNGERLKKELKTL, from the coding sequence TTGAAAAAAGTAAGTAATATGAAAGTTGCAGTGGTATATACCAGTCCTTATCCTAAGAAAACGGGAGCAAGCGGTGCTGATCGGAGAATTAGAGATTATGTGCGAGGTTTAAAATCAGCTGGTGCAGATGTTACGATGTTTATACCACAATATCAAAGAGCGTCTTCATATGAAGATGCTCCTGAAGACTTTCAAATTAGATACATCGGTAATAAGTTGGGAGCAAAGGTTAAAGTATTAAATAGGTTTTTATTTTGGACAAGTTTGATTAAACTCTGTGAAAAAGAAGGGTATACACATTTGTTTTTATATAATACAACTTATGAAAGTGCTTATTTTGCGAAGAGAGCAAGGAAGCGTGGCCTGAAAGTTATTGTTGAGATTTGTGATTTACATTCAGGTGTTACTGGTAATTGGAGTCTAAAAGAGCACTTAGCAATAAAGAATGATGAAAATTTACCAAAAGAGGCAGATCTTGTTGTTACAATTTCAGATTTTTTAAAAGACCGAATAGAAGGATTTGCTCCTCATGTGCCAATAGTTAAGTATCCTATTTTCGTTGATTCTGATTTATTTGATAGTGAAGAAATTTTAAAAAATAAATTGCCATCAAAAGAAGGTTTGGGATTATCAGAGGATGACTTCTTAATTGCATATGTTGGAGGGTTATGGCATCATGAAGGGGTTAAATATTTAGTTGAATCGTTTAACAAAATTCAATTGGAGTTTCCAAATGCTAAATTATTAATTGCAGGTAAGTATACCAAAAGTCCATTGCATGATGATGTTGAAGGAATGGTAGAAGAGTTGGGTATTAAGGATAAAGTGATCCTGCCAGGATGGGTGGACACCAATACGGTTAAAAAAATATTTTCCGCGGCAGACTTGTTGGTGGTGAGTCAAACCGATCATGATTTTTCAAAAGCAGGATTGCCAACGAAACTAGCGGAATACTCAGCATCTGGGAAAGCAATTTTGGTAACAAAAGTAGGAGACGTTCCATATTATTTTGAAGATGGGGTTAATTCTGTAATGTGCGAGCCTAGTGATTCTAATAGTATGAAAAATGCGATTCAAAGGGTGATTACAGATGTTAGTTTAAAAGAACAAATCGCTAAGAATAGCCGAAAACTTGCTGAAACAAAATTCGATTATAGAGTTAATGGTGAGCGACTTAAAAAAGAGTTGAAGACGCTTTAA
- a CDS encoding NAD-dependent epimerase/dehydratase family protein, which produces MSVVIVTGSGGLIGSQSVNHFSKHFDTVVGIDNDMRSYFFGKEASTKHSSEFLQKEIENFVHVEADIRDEKAINKVFEAYGKDIELIIHTAAQPSHDWAAREPFTDFSVNANGTLVLLEAYRKYAEKATFVFTSTNKVYGDLPNSLPLVELDKRWEIDQNHQYFAQGIDEKFSIDQSKHSLFGASKVAADVLVQEYGRYFNLNTGIFRGGCLTGPNHAGTELHGFLSYLMKCAITGREYTIFGYKGKQVRDNIHSDDLIRMFHEFHKSPRVAEVYNVGGGRFSNCSMMEAIEMSEEITGNKFNYKYSEVNRIGDHIWYISDTSKFKAHYPGWEQKYDVKDILVQIFNFEKSK; this is translated from the coding sequence ATGTCTGTAGTAATAGTTACAGGATCAGGAGGCTTAATTGGAAGTCAATCAGTGAATCATTTTTCAAAACATTTCGATACAGTTGTTGGGATTGATAACGACATGAGATCATACTTTTTTGGAAAAGAAGCGTCAACAAAACATTCTTCAGAATTTTTACAAAAGGAGATTGAAAATTTTGTGCATGTTGAAGCTGATATTAGAGATGAAAAAGCAATAAACAAAGTATTCGAGGCATATGGAAAGGATATTGAGTTAATAATTCATACTGCGGCACAGCCATCGCATGATTGGGCAGCGAGAGAGCCTTTTACTGATTTTAGTGTTAATGCAAATGGGACATTAGTGCTGTTGGAGGCATACCGAAAGTATGCAGAGAAAGCAACATTTGTCTTTACTTCAACAAATAAAGTATACGGGGATTTACCAAATTCTCTACCATTAGTAGAATTAGATAAACGTTGGGAGATTGATCAAAATCATCAATACTTTGCACAAGGAATTGATGAGAAGTTTTCTATTGATCAATCAAAGCACTCTTTATTTGGAGCATCTAAGGTTGCAGCAGATGTTTTGGTACAGGAATATGGTAGATATTTTAATTTGAATACTGGAATATTTAGAGGTGGATGTTTGACTGGTCCAAATCATGCTGGAACTGAGTTGCATGGATTTTTATCGTATCTGATGAAATGTGCAATTACAGGAAGAGAGTATACCATTTTTGGTTATAAAGGAAAACAGGTTAGAGACAACATTCACAGTGATGATTTGATTCGTATGTTCCATGAATTCCATAAATCACCAAGGGTTGCCGAAGTATACAATGTTGGAGGAGGAAGGTTTTCTAATTGCTCAATGATGGAGGCGATTGAGATGTCTGAAGAAATCACTGGTAATAAGTTTAATTATAAATATTCAGAAGTAAATAGAATTGGTGATCATATTTGGTATATCAGTGATACTTCTAAGTTTAAAGCACATTACCCTGGATGGGAACAAAAATATGATGTAAAAGACATCCTTGTCCAAATCTTTAACTTTGAAAAAAGTAAGTAA